One Sphingobacteruim zhuxiongii DNA window includes the following coding sequences:
- the rplP gene encoding 50S ribosomal protein L16 produces MLQPKRTKFRKMQKGRMKGNASRGAELSFGSFGIKSLESAWITSRQIEAARIAVTRFMKREGQVWIRIFPDKPVTKKPAEVRMGKGKGAPEYWVAVVRPGRMLFEAEGVPLEVAKEALRLAAQKLPVQTKFVIRRDYVEA; encoded by the coding sequence ATGTTACAGCCAAAAAGAACGAAGTTCAGAAAGATGCAGAAGGGCCGCATGAAGGGTAATGCAAGCCGTGGTGCGGAGTTATCTTTCGGTTCTTTCGGTATCAAATCACTGGAGTCAGCATGGATCACTAGCCGTCAAATTGAGGCTGCACGTATCGCCGTTACACGTTTCATGAAACGTGAGGGTCAAGTGTGGATCCGTATCTTCCCTGACAAACCTGTTACTAAGAAGCCTGCAGAGGTACGTATGGGTAAGGGTAAAGGTGCTCCAGAATACTGGGTAGCAGTAGTACGCCCAGGCCGTATGTTATTTGAAGCAGAAGGTGTGCCTTTAGAAGTTGCTAAAGAAGCATTACGTTTAGCTGCTCAAAAATTACCGGTTCAAACTAAGTTTGTGATACGTAGAGATTACGTTGAAGCATAA
- a CDS encoding glycoside hydrolase family 88 protein — protein sequence MNRKTLLFSSVLFMLSASAAIGQTKHDLALDKSFIDGQLAASAKQIKVLAASTPDDQFPKTFEKGAHVFSGSRWWCSGFYPGTLLLLSEGTGDQELQGLALQKLKHLEKEQYNKGTHDLGFMLFCSFGNALRLTGDSTQFKPILATGAESLTSRYSPKTHAIRSWDHGKWKFPVIIDNMMNLEFLMQVAKMTGNKKYADVAKTHANTTIKNHFRKDYSSFHVIDYDPETGAVIAKKTHQGAADESAWARGQAWALYGYTMMYRETKDKAYLNQARNIAKYILNHKNLPADLIPVWDFDYDKIPSDSKMYSQRALRDVSAGALFASSLLELSEYTKGKESKNYFKKAETMIKNLSSDIYFAKNGDNGGFLLKHSVGALSLNSEIDVPLTYADYYYVEALVRYQRLLAGEPLIKE from the coding sequence ATGAACAGAAAAACCTTATTATTCTCTTCGGTATTATTTATGCTGAGTGCAAGCGCGGCGATCGGACAGACAAAACATGATTTAGCTTTAGACAAAAGCTTTATCGATGGGCAACTTGCAGCTTCGGCAAAACAAATTAAAGTATTGGCTGCTTCGACGCCTGATGATCAGTTTCCCAAAACTTTTGAAAAGGGCGCTCATGTCTTCTCGGGGTCAAGATGGTGGTGTTCGGGCTTCTATCCTGGAACCTTGTTGTTATTATCTGAGGGTACTGGTGATCAAGAATTACAGGGGCTAGCACTTCAAAAATTGAAACATTTGGAAAAAGAGCAATATAACAAAGGAACTCATGATTTAGGATTTATGTTGTTTTGTAGTTTTGGAAACGCATTGCGATTGACAGGCGACAGCACGCAGTTTAAGCCTATCTTAGCTACGGGTGCAGAATCATTAACTTCGCGTTATAGCCCTAAGACCCATGCTATTCGTTCTTGGGATCATGGCAAATGGAAGTTCCCGGTAATCATAGATAATATGATGAATTTAGAGTTCTTAATGCAGGTAGCGAAAATGACAGGGAATAAAAAGTATGCAGATGTTGCAAAAACACATGCTAACACAACCATTAAGAATCATTTCCGTAAAGACTATAGTTCTTTCCACGTAATCGATTATGATCCAGAAACTGGTGCTGTCATTGCCAAAAAGACGCATCAAGGAGCGGCGGATGAATCTGCATGGGCAAGGGGACAAGCCTGGGCTTTATATGGCTACACGATGATGTATAGAGAAACGAAAGACAAAGCCTATTTAAATCAAGCTAGAAATATTGCGAAGTATATCTTAAATCACAAGAATTTACCAGCTGATTTAATTCCAGTTTGGGACTTTGATTATGATAAAATTCCTTCAGATAGCAAGATGTACAGTCAGAGAGCGCTACGCGATGTGTCTGCTGGGGCATTGTTTGCTTCTTCACTTTTGGAGTTATCGGAATACACAAAGGGTAAAGAATCAAAGAATTATTTCAAAAAGGCGGAAACGATGATCAAGAACTTGTCCTCAGACATCTATTTTGCAAAGAATGGTGACAATGGCGGATTTCTATTAAAACATAGTGTTGGCGCATTGTCATTGAACTCCGAAATTGACGTTCCGTTAACCTATGCTGACTACTATTATGTGGAAGCATTAGTAAGATACCAACGCTTACTTGCTGGCGAACCTTTAATCAAAGAATAA
- the rplN gene encoding 50S ribosomal protein L14 codes for MVQQESRLNVADNSGAKEVLVIRVLGGTRKRYASIGDKIVVTVKSAIPSGNVKKGSVSKAVVVRTKKEIRRKDGSYIRFDDNAAVLLNNNDEPRGTRIFGPVARELREKQFMKIVSLAPEVL; via the coding sequence ATGGTACAACAAGAATCAAGATTAAATGTAGCTGACAATAGCGGAGCTAAAGAGGTTTTAGTAATCCGTGTATTGGGCGGTACGCGCAAGCGTTATGCATCTATCGGTGATAAGATCGTTGTTACCGTAAAGAGCGCTATTCCTTCAGGAAACGTGAAGAAAGGTTCAGTTTCTAAAGCAGTTGTAGTTCGTACGAAAAAAGAGATTCGTCGTAAAGATGGTTCTTATATTCGTTTCGATGATAACGCTGCAGTATTGTTAAACAATAACGATGAACCACGCGGTACACGTATCTTTGGCCCAGTTGCGAGAGAATTACGTGAGAAGCAGTTCATGAAAATCGTATCATTAGCACCGGAGGTTTTATAA
- the rplD gene encoding 50S ribosomal protein L4, producing MEVKVLNLSGKETGAKVQLPESVFGLEPNDHAIYLDVKQYLANQRQGTHKSKQRNEIAGSTRKLHKQKGTGGARAGSIKSPLFNGGGRVFGPQPRDYSFKLNKKLKQLARKSALSYKAQENNVVVLDEVNFDSIKTKNYVSLINALNVADEKTLLVLSAYNNNVYLSSRNLKKAKVIVASELNTYDVLNATKLLLTADSVKTLEEALAK from the coding sequence ATGGAAGTTAAAGTATTAAATTTATCAGGTAAAGAAACAGGTGCCAAGGTGCAACTTCCTGAGTCAGTATTCGGTTTAGAGCCAAACGACCATGCGATCTATTTAGATGTGAAACAATACTTAGCGAACCAACGCCAAGGAACACACAAATCTAAACAACGTAATGAAATCGCGGGTTCTACTCGTAAATTACACAAACAAAAAGGTACAGGTGGTGCTCGTGCGGGTTCTATCAAATCTCCATTGTTTAATGGTGGTGGTCGTGTATTCGGTCCTCAACCAAGAGACTATAGCTTTAAATTGAACAAAAAATTAAAGCAATTAGCTCGTAAATCGGCGTTAAGCTACAAAGCACAAGAGAACAATGTTGTTGTATTGGACGAAGTTAACTTCGATTCAATCAAAACAAAGAACTATGTGTCTTTAATCAACGCTTTGAATGTTGCTGATGAAAAAACTTTATTAGTATTATCAGCATACAATAACAATGTTTATTTATCAAGCAGAAACTTGAAGAAAGCAAAAGTTATTGTAGCATCAGAATTGAATACATATGATGTATTGAATGCTACAAAATTATTGTTAACTGCAGATTCTGTAAAAACTTTGGAGGAAGCATTAGCTAAGTAA
- the rpsN gene encoding 30S ribosomal protein S14, with product MAKEGLKAREVKRQKLVAKFAEKRAALKAAGDYAALDKLPKNASPVRLHNRCKLTGRPKGYMRQFGISRVTFREMALDGKIPGVKKASW from the coding sequence ATGGCTAAAGAAGGATTAAAAGCACGCGAAGTAAAGCGTCAGAAATTAGTTGCTAAATTTGCTGAGAAACGTGCTGCTTTAAAAGCAGCTGGTGATTATGCAGCTTTAGACAAATTGCCTAAGAATGCTTCACCTGTACGTTTACACAATCGTTGTAAATTAACAGGTCGTCCTAAAGGATATATGCGTCAATTTGGTATCTCTCGTGTAACATTCCGTGAGATGGCATTAGACGGAAAAATCCCAGGGGTGAAAAAAGCTTCTTGGTAA
- the rplV gene encoding 50S ribosomal protein L22, protein MEATKKLKKSVLIKQRKEQLKAQVGGASTAKLLNCPTSPRKMRLVVDLIRGQKVENALYILKHTGKEAAIRVEKLLLSAIKNWEAKNEGASVEDGGLFVKEVSVGGGRQLKRLRPAPQGRGYRIRKRSNHVTLIVDSVNNVNN, encoded by the coding sequence ATGGAAGCAACAAAGAAACTTAAAAAATCTGTTTTAATTAAGCAGCGCAAAGAGCAGTTAAAAGCTCAGGTAGGAGGAGCTTCTACTGCCAAATTATTGAATTGCCCTACATCTCCGCGCAAAATGCGTTTAGTAGTGGATCTTATCCGTGGTCAAAAGGTTGAGAATGCTTTATACATTCTAAAACATACAGGTAAAGAAGCTGCTATCCGTGTTGAGAAATTATTATTATCAGCAATCAAAAACTGGGAAGCTAAGAATGAAGGCGCTTCAGTAGAAGATGGTGGTTTATTCGTAAAAGAAGTATCTGTAGGTGGTGGTCGTCAATTGAAAAGATTACGTCCAGCTCCTCAAGGTCGTGGTTACAGAATTCGCAAGCGTTCAAACCATGTTACTTTGATAGTTGACAGTGTAAACAACGTAAATAACTAA
- the rplX gene encoding 50S ribosomal protein L24 → MAQKKKTTTHKIKIKKGDLVKVIAGNSKGVQGKVLQILVDADRAIVEGANIVKKHTKPSAANPNGGIIEKEAAINISNIALIDPKTGTTTRIGRKANADGKIVRYAKKSGEEIK, encoded by the coding sequence ATGGCACAGAAGAAAAAAACTACTACTCACAAAATCAAGATTAAAAAAGGAGATTTAGTGAAAGTTATCGCTGGTAACTCTAAAGGTGTTCAAGGAAAAGTTTTACAAATTTTAGTGGATGCAGATAGAGCTATCGTTGAAGGCGCTAATATTGTTAAAAAACACACTAAACCAAGTGCAGCTAATCCTAATGGTGGTATCATTGAGAAAGAAGCTGCAATCAACATCTCTAATATTGCTTTAATTGATCCAAAAACGGGTACTACTACACGTATTGGTCGTAAAGCAAATGCAGATGGTAAAATTGTTCGTTACGCAAAAAAATCAGGGGAGGAGATTAAATAA
- the rplC gene encoding 50S ribosomal protein L3: protein MSGIIGKKVGMTSLFNTEGKNIPCTVIEAGPCVVTQIRTVEKDGYSAVQLGFDEAKEKNTSAPLKGHFAKAGVSPKRKLVEFKTFEDEKQLGDIVDVTLFEEGEYVDVVGTSKGKGFQGVMKRHGFGGVGGATHGQHNRLRAPGSLGASSWPSRVFKGMRMAGRTGGERVKVQNLQVLKVYPEQNLIVVSGSIPGAKGSFVIVDK, encoded by the coding sequence ATGTCAGGAATTATTGGTAAAAAAGTAGGAATGACCAGCCTGTTCAACACTGAAGGGAAGAACATCCCTTGTACAGTAATCGAGGCTGGGCCGTGCGTGGTTACGCAGATACGTACGGTAGAGAAAGATGGCTATTCAGCAGTTCAACTTGGTTTTGATGAAGCTAAGGAAAAGAACACATCGGCTCCTCTAAAAGGACACTTTGCAAAAGCAGGAGTTAGTCCTAAGCGTAAACTAGTTGAGTTCAAAACTTTCGAGGATGAGAAACAACTAGGTGACATCGTGGATGTTACATTATTTGAAGAAGGCGAGTACGTTGATGTAGTTGGTACTTCTAAAGGTAAAGGTTTCCAAGGTGTAATGAAGCGTCACGGATTTGGTGGTGTAGGTGGTGCGACTCACGGTCAGCACAACAGACTACGTGCGCCAGGTTCATTAGGAGCTTCATCATGGCCTTCACGTGTATTCAAAGGAATGCGCATGGCAGGTCGTACAGGTGGTGAGCGAGTAAAAGTTCAAAACTTACAAGTATTGAAAGTTTACCCTGAGCAAAACCTAATCGTTGTTAGTGGTTCCATTCCAGGAGCTAAAGGTTCATTTGTAATCGTAGACAAATAG
- the rplB gene encoding 50S ribosomal protein L2: MAVKRFKPVTPGTRFRVGADYSDVTTNVPEKSLVVTKVNKSGGRNNSGKMTMRYIGGGHKKVYRLIDFKRDKKDIPATVATIEYDPNRTARIALLHYADGEKRYIIAPAGLTVGQTVIAGESVAPEVGNTMPLANIPLGSIIHNIELNPGQGGSIARSAGTYAQLSARDGKYAIIKLPSGETRMILLTCVATIGSVSNAEKSNQVLGKAGRKRWLGRRPRVRGVAMNPVDHPMGGGEGRSSGGHPRSRTGVLAKGYKTRYKKKTSNRYIIERRKK; the protein is encoded by the coding sequence ATGGCAGTTAAAAGATTCAAACCGGTAACCCCTGGTACACGCTTTAGAGTTGGTGCTGATTATTCAGACGTTACAACAAACGTTCCTGAGAAATCATTAGTAGTCACTAAAGTAAACAAATCAGGTGGTCGTAATAACTCCGGTAAAATGACTATGCGTTACATCGGTGGGGGACATAAAAAAGTATACCGATTAATAGATTTCAAACGCGATAAAAAAGATATCCCTGCAACAGTAGCTACTATCGAGTACGATCCAAATCGTACAGCACGTATTGCATTATTGCACTACGCGGATGGTGAGAAACGTTATATCATTGCTCCAGCTGGATTAACAGTTGGTCAAACAGTGATTGCAGGCGAATCAGTAGCCCCAGAAGTTGGTAATACAATGCCACTTGCAAACATTCCATTAGGTTCTATCATTCACAACATCGAGTTGAATCCAGGTCAAGGTGGTTCAATCGCACGTTCTGCTGGAACTTACGCGCAATTATCAGCACGTGATGGAAAGTATGCAATTATCAAATTGCCATCAGGAGAGACTCGTATGATCTTATTAACCTGTGTTGCAACGATCGGTTCAGTATCAAATGCTGAAAAATCTAACCAAGTGTTAGGTAAAGCGGGTCGTAAACGTTGGTTAGGTCGTCGTCCTCGCGTACGTGGTGTTGCTATGAACCCGGTTGATCACCCTATGGGAGGTGGTGAAGGTCGTTCATCAGGAGGTCACCCTCGTTCACGCACAGGAGTTTTAGCTAAAGGCTACAAAACTCGCTACAAGAAGAAAACATCGAATCGTTACATCATTGAGAGAAGGAAAAAATAA
- a CDS encoding CoA-binding protein, producing the protein MKKTLILGASTNPARYSYLVANKLARKGYPIVNVGRKVGTVAGAEIEPAENIHQDIDTITLYVGPQNQAPYYDYILKTNPKRIIFNPGAENADLAEKARAQGIEVVEACTLVMLNTGQY; encoded by the coding sequence ATGAAAAAAACCTTGATATTAGGAGCGAGTACAAATCCTGCGAGATACTCCTATTTAGTGGCAAATAAGTTGGCAAGGAAAGGGTATCCTATCGTGAATGTGGGCAGAAAGGTTGGTACTGTTGCTGGAGCAGAGATTGAGCCTGCGGAAAATATTCATCAGGATATCGATACGATTACTTTGTATGTAGGGCCGCAGAATCAAGCGCCTTATTACGATTATATTTTAAAGACGAATCCAAAACGTATTATTTTTAATCCGGGTGCTGAAAATGCGGATTTAGCCGAGAAAGCAAGAGCACAAGGTATCGAGGTTGTAGAAGCTTGTACTTTAGTGATGTTGAATACCGGTCAATATTAA
- a CDS encoding serine hydrolase domain-containing protein — MIFKKFGIALGVAVIALSSCGGSPEAKQAQEREKQEKKDSVSLIYNPAEADPQIDSFMQNLHKRSGFNGNVLVAKKGKILYQNSFGWADYLLKDSLKINSQFELASVSKPMTAIGVLILAEQGKLKLTDSVEQYYPNFPYKGITIQQLLSHRSGLPNYVYFAETVWPDKKKGMTNQDAMNLLIQHHPGRYGAPDGRFHYNNSNFMVLGSIIEKVSGKDFAVFMKENVFDPAGMKNTNVYSKAVYDKIPTNVVGHDKVWRRSVVQNYLDGPVGDKGIYSTVRDLYQLDLALRDGRVLGKAMQDSSFIPRSDAKRSLFSYGYGWRTFNPPGNPIVYHTGWWHGFKSLFVRDLKNDVTIVLLTNMANGSLNNLDNLYKILEIPILRQNAYNASGEFVH, encoded by the coding sequence GTGATTTTTAAAAAGTTTGGTATAGCCCTTGGGGTTGCAGTAATTGCATTAAGTTCTTGTGGAGGTTCACCCGAAGCAAAGCAAGCGCAGGAACGCGAAAAGCAAGAAAAAAAAGACAGTGTAAGTTTAATTTATAATCCTGCGGAAGCAGATCCACAAATTGATTCATTCATGCAGAATTTGCATAAAAGGTCTGGTTTCAACGGGAATGTGTTAGTGGCTAAAAAGGGGAAGATTCTTTATCAGAATTCCTTTGGTTGGGCAGATTATCTGCTGAAAGATAGCTTGAAGATCAATTCGCAATTTGAATTAGCTTCCGTTTCGAAGCCAATGACAGCAATAGGGGTGTTGATTCTTGCAGAACAAGGTAAGTTAAAACTTACAGATTCAGTAGAGCAGTATTATCCTAATTTTCCCTATAAAGGTATTACGATTCAACAATTGCTTTCCCATCGTTCCGGACTTCCGAACTATGTTTATTTTGCCGAAACCGTTTGGCCAGATAAAAAGAAAGGCATGACGAATCAAGATGCAATGAATTTACTAATTCAGCATCACCCTGGTCGTTATGGCGCGCCTGATGGTAGATTTCATTACAACAACTCTAATTTCATGGTATTGGGTTCGATTATTGAAAAGGTGAGTGGAAAGGATTTCGCAGTCTTCATGAAAGAAAATGTCTTTGATCCTGCGGGGATGAAAAACACAAATGTCTATTCAAAAGCTGTTTATGATAAAATTCCTACGAATGTAGTTGGACATGATAAGGTTTGGAGACGCTCTGTTGTACAGAATTATTTAGATGGGCCTGTGGGTGATAAAGGTATATATAGTACGGTACGTGACCTCTATCAGCTTGATTTGGCACTACGCGACGGGCGTGTCTTAGGTAAGGCAATGCAAGACTCTTCATTTATTCCACGGAGCGATGCAAAGCGTAGTTTGTTTAGTTATGGTTATGGCTGGCGAACTTTTAATCCGCCGGGTAATCCAATCGTATACCATACAGGATGGTGGCATGGATTTAAAAGTTTGTTTGTTCGGGACTTGAAGAATGACGTGACAATCGTGTTGCTCACGAATATGGCGAACGGCAGTTTGAATAATCTAGATAATTTGTATAAGATCTTAGAAATTCCTATTTTGAGACAAAATGCATACAATGCAAGTGGTGAATTTGTTCATTAA
- the rpmC gene encoding 50S ribosomal protein L29: MKNSEIVELSTEDLTARLAEEKAAFNKLKFAHAVSAIENPNVIKAARRTIARISTEVSKRKNAAKSETASEA; this comes from the coding sequence ATGAAAAATTCAGAAATCGTAGAATTATCAACAGAGGATTTAACAGCTCGCCTTGCAGAAGAGAAAGCTGCCTTTAACAAATTGAAATTTGCACACGCTGTTTCTGCTATTGAGAACCCTAACGTGATCAAAGCAGCTCGCAGAACTATCGCTCGTATCTCTACAGAGGTTTCAAAGCGTAAGAATGCAGCAAAATCTGAAACAGCCTCTGAGGCATAA
- the rpsS gene encoding 30S ribosomal protein S19 has product MARSIKKGPYIDHNLERKVLSMNETNKKSVIKTWSRRSMISPDFVGHTFAVHNGNKFIPVYVTENMVGHKLGEFAPTRTFRGHAEKKK; this is encoded by the coding sequence ATGGCTCGTTCAATTAAAAAAGGTCCTTATATCGATCACAACTTAGAGAGAAAAGTTCTTTCTATGAATGAAACAAACAAGAAGTCAGTAATTAAGACTTGGTCTCGTAGATCAATGATTTCACCTGATTTTGTTGGCCATACCTTCGCAGTGCACAACGGGAATAAATTTATTCCAGTTTATGTAACGGAGAATATGGTTGGTCACAAGCTTGGTGAATTTGCGCCTACGCGTACTTTCAGAGGCCACGCAGAAAAGAAAAAATAA
- the rplE gene encoding 50S ribosomal protein L5: MTYSPRLKGKYADEIRAALKEKFQYKSVMQVPKLEKIVVSQGIGAATSDKKLIDNAIGELTLITGQQAVSTKSKKDISNFKLRKGMPVGARVTLRDNNMYEFLDRLIAVSLPRIRDFRGINDKGFDGHGNYNLGITEQIIFPEINIDKINKIQGMDITFVTSAKNDIEALELLKQFGLPFKNQNSNNNG, encoded by the coding sequence ATGACTTATTCACCGAGATTAAAAGGGAAATACGCGGATGAGATCCGTGCAGCTCTAAAAGAGAAATTCCAATACAAGAGCGTTATGCAAGTTCCTAAATTGGAAAAAATCGTTGTATCTCAAGGTATTGGTGCTGCTACATCTGACAAAAAATTAATCGACAATGCAATTGGCGAATTAACTTTGATTACAGGTCAACAAGCAGTTTCTACAAAGTCTAAAAAAGATATTTCGAACTTCAAATTGCGTAAAGGCATGCCTGTTGGTGCTCGTGTAACATTACGCGACAACAATATGTACGAATTCTTAGATCGTTTAATTGCTGTTTCATTGCCTCGTATCCGTGACTTCCGCGGTATTAACGATAAAGGATTTGATGGACACGGTAACTACAACTTAGGTATTACTGAACAGATCATTTTCCCTGAGATCAACATTGATAAAATCAACAAGATCCAAGGTATGGACATCACTTTCGTAACTTCAGCTAAGAATGATATCGAAGCATTAGAGTTATTGAAACAATTCGGTTTACCATTCAAAAATCAAAATTCGAACAACAATGGCTAA
- the rplW gene encoding 50S ribosomal protein L23: MEIIKKPILTEKASLLTEKLNRYAFKVDHRANKIQIKQAVEQMFGVSVVAVNTAVVAGKAKSRYTKAGFVSGRSPKYKKAIITVKDGETIDFYSTL; this comes from the coding sequence ATGGAAATTATTAAAAAACCTATCTTAACTGAGAAAGCTTCATTATTAACGGAGAAATTAAACCGTTATGCTTTCAAAGTAGATCACAGAGCAAACAAAATCCAGATCAAACAAGCTGTAGAGCAAATGTTTGGCGTATCAGTAGTAGCAGTAAACACTGCAGTTGTTGCGGGTAAAGCAAAAAGCCGTTACACAAAAGCTGGTTTCGTTTCTGGAAGAAGCCCTAAGTATAAAAAAGCCATCATCACAGTTAAGGATGGTGAAACTATTGACTTTTACAGTACACTATAA
- the rpsQ gene encoding 30S ribosomal protein S17, whose amino-acid sequence MERNLRKTRIGLVVSNKMDKSITVAVERKVKHPIYGKFVKKTTKFKAHDEENTCGIGDTVLIMETRPLSKTKNWRLVEILERAK is encoded by the coding sequence ATGGAAAGAAATTTAAGAAAAACAAGAATCGGCTTAGTAGTTAGCAATAAAATGGACAAATCGATTACAGTAGCTGTTGAGCGTAAAGTGAAACACCCTATTTACGGTAAGTTCGTTAAAAAAACTACTAAATTCAAAGCTCATGACGAAGAAAATACCTGCGGTATCGGCGATACGGTATTAATCATGGAAACTCGTCCGCTGAGTAAGACAAAAAACTGGAGATTAGTTGAAATTTTAGAAAGGGCTAAATAA
- the rpsC gene encoding 30S ribosomal protein S3, producing MGQKANPIGSRLGIIKGWDSNWFGGNNYSDKLVEDEKIRKYLSVRIAKGGVAKVVIERTLKRITVTIHTARPGIVIGKGGQEVDKIKEELKKLTKKDVQINIFEIKRPELDAKLVAEGIAKQLEARISFRRAMKTSIASTMRMGAEGIKVMCSGRLGGAEMARTEQYKEGRTPLHTLRADIDYALAEALTTYGKIGVKVWICKGEVYGKRDLSPNIGQASGVKSRGGNEGGSDRRDNRGGGRRDNNRGGGGRRDNNRGGKRD from the coding sequence ATGGGACAAAAAGCAAATCCAATAGGTAGCAGATTAGGAATCATCAAAGGATGGGATTCTAATTGGTTCGGAGGCAACAACTATTCTGATAAGTTAGTTGAGGACGAAAAAATCAGAAAGTATCTTTCAGTACGTATCGCTAAAGGCGGCGTTGCAAAAGTTGTTATTGAAAGAACTTTAAAACGTATAACTGTTACAATCCACACAGCGCGTCCAGGAATCGTTATCGGTAAAGGCGGACAAGAAGTTGATAAGATCAAAGAAGAGTTAAAGAAATTGACTAAGAAAGATGTTCAAATCAACATTTTTGAAATCAAACGTCCAGAGCTAGATGCGAAGTTAGTAGCGGAAGGTATTGCAAAACAATTAGAGGCTCGTATCTCTTTCCGTCGTGCAATGAAAACTTCTATCGCTTCTACGATGCGTATGGGTGCAGAAGGTATCAAAGTAATGTGTTCAGGTCGTTTAGGTGGTGCTGAGATGGCACGTACTGAACAATACAAAGAAGGAAGAACTCCTTTACACACATTACGTGCAGATATCGACTATGCTTTAGCAGAAGCATTAACTACTTACGGTAAAATCGGAGTAAAAGTTTGGATCTGTAAGGGAGAAGTTTACGGTAAACGTGACTTGTCTCCAAACATTGGTCAAGCTTCAGGCGTGAAATCACGTGGTGGAAACGAAGGTGGTTCAGACCGTCGTGACAACCGTGGTGGAGGCCGTCGTGATAACAATCGCGGTGGTGGTGGTCGTCGTGATAACAACCGTGGTGGAAAAAGAGATTAA